A genomic segment from Stenotrophomonas maltophilia encodes:
- the carA gene encoding glutamine-hydrolyzing carbamoyl-phosphate synthase small subunit, translated as MTQAAILVLEDGTVFEGESVGAPGLSVGEVVFNTAMTGYQEVLTDPSYARQMVTLTYPHIGNTGMTDQDNEASKVWSAGLIVRDVPRRPSNWRSQVSLQDWLIQRGVVAIAGIDTRKLTRILREKGAQNGALMAGDIDVEKALEAARKFPGLKGMDLAKVVTTEKTYTWTEGQLDLDANAFVSVPARFKVVAYDFGVKTNILRMLAERGCEVTVVPAQTPAAEVLALKPDGVFLSNGPGDPEPCDYAIEAIKTFIDVKIPTFGICLGHQLLGLASGAQTMKMGHGHHGANHPVQDLDSGRVMITSQNHGFAIDEATLPATLRVTHRSLFDGTNQGVARTDVPAFSFQGHPEASPGPTDVGPLFDRFVVLMEQAKA; from the coding sequence CACCGTATTCGAGGGCGAATCCGTAGGCGCGCCCGGCCTGTCCGTCGGTGAGGTGGTGTTCAACACCGCCATGACCGGCTACCAGGAAGTGCTGACCGACCCGTCCTACGCCCGGCAGATGGTCACGCTGACCTATCCGCATATCGGTAACACCGGCATGACCGACCAGGACAATGAAGCGTCCAAGGTGTGGTCGGCCGGCCTGATCGTGCGCGACGTTCCGCGCCGTCCCAGCAACTGGCGCAGCCAGGTGTCGCTGCAGGACTGGCTGATCCAGCGTGGCGTGGTCGCCATCGCTGGCATCGACACCCGCAAGCTGACCCGCATCCTGCGCGAGAAGGGCGCGCAGAACGGTGCGCTGATGGCCGGCGACATCGACGTGGAAAAGGCACTGGAAGCCGCCCGCAAGTTCCCGGGGCTGAAGGGCATGGATCTGGCCAAGGTCGTCACTACCGAGAAGACCTATACCTGGACCGAGGGCCAGCTGGACCTGGATGCCAATGCCTTCGTCAGCGTGCCGGCCAGGTTCAAGGTCGTGGCCTACGACTTCGGCGTGAAGACCAACATCCTGCGCATGCTGGCCGAGCGTGGCTGCGAAGTGACCGTGGTGCCGGCGCAGACCCCGGCCGCCGAAGTGCTGGCGCTGAAGCCGGACGGCGTGTTCCTGTCCAACGGCCCGGGTGACCCGGAACCGTGCGACTACGCGATTGAAGCGATCAAGACCTTCATCGACGTGAAGATCCCGACCTTCGGCATCTGCCTGGGCCACCAGCTGCTGGGCCTGGCCTCGGGCGCACAGACCATGAAGATGGGCCACGGCCACCACGGTGCCAACCACCCGGTGCAGGACCTGGACAGCGGCCGGGTGATGATCACCTCGCAGAACCACGGCTTCGCGATCGATGAAGCGACCCTGCCGGCGACCCTGCGCGTGACCCACCGCTCGCTGTTCGACGGCACCAACCAGGGCGTGGCCCGCACCGACGTGCCGGCGTTCTCGTTCCAGGGCCATCCGGAAGCGTCGCCCGGCCCGACCGATGTCGGTCCGCTGTTCGACCGCTTCGTGGTGCTGATGGAGCAGGCCAAGGCGTGA
- the carB gene encoding carbamoyl-phosphate synthase large subunit, producing MPKRTDLKTILIIGAGPIVIGQACEFDYSGAQACKALRDEGYRVVLVNSNPATIMTDPEMADAVYIEPINWQTVEKIIAKEKPDALLPTMGGQTALNCALDLADHGVLEKYNVELIGAKREAIRMAEDRELFRVAMGEIGLECPTAAVAHTLDEALEIQTRVGYPTIIRPSFTLGGSGGGIAYNREELVEIVSRGLELSPTTEVLVEESVLGWKEFEMEVVRDTADNCIIVCSIENLDPMGVHTGDSITVAPAQTLTDKEYQRLRDASIAVLRKIGVDTGGSNVQFGINPTTGRVVVIEMNPRVSRSSALASKATGFPIAKVAAKLAVGYTLDELKNEITGGLTPASFEPSIDYVVTKIPRFAFEKFPAADARLTTQMKSVGEVMAMGRTFQESVQKALRGLETGKVGFDPTGLDLSNEEDLQTLRRELKAPGPERLFFVADAFRAGMSVEEIYALSFIDHWFLDQIEEIIAAEADVAAGGIDALDAARLRKLKRAGFSDARLAQLTGTNEAAIRALRRAHKVRPVYKRVDSCAGEFSTGTAYLYSTYEDECEAAPSNRDKIMILGGGPNRIGQGIEFDYCCVHAALALREDGYETIMVNCNPETVSTDYDTSDRLYFEPLTLEDVLEIVELEQPKGVIVQYGGQTPLKLARALEANGVPVIGTSPDSIDLAEDRERFQQLVDKLGLKQPPNRIARNDQEALLLAREIGYPLVVRPSYVLGGRAMEIVYGEADLARYVRDAVKVSNDSPVLLDRFLDNAVECDVDIIADKDGNVLIGGVMEHIEEAGVHSGDSSCSLPPYSLSAETQAELRRQVVELAKALNVVGLMNTQFAIQTSDEGADTIYLLEVNPRASRTVPFVSKATGMPLAKIAARCMAGKSLAEQGATKEIVPDYYSVKEAIFPFAKFQGVDPILGPEMRSTGEVMGVGRTFNAAFARAQEAGGIKAPPVGKAFVSVRDPDKKRVLPVAKALLARGYSLVATRGTAAWLQQHGMDCEIINKVVEGRPHIVDSIKNGEIVYIVNTTEGRSAINDSFSIRREALQHRVTYSTTIAGAKALVDSLEFRGTGPVWSLQELHKELNA from the coding sequence ATGCCCAAGCGCACTGACCTCAAGACCATCCTCATCATCGGTGCTGGCCCGATCGTCATCGGCCAGGCCTGCGAGTTCGACTACTCCGGCGCCCAGGCCTGCAAGGCCCTGCGTGACGAGGGTTACCGCGTGGTGCTGGTCAACAGCAACCCGGCCACGATCATGACCGACCCGGAGATGGCCGACGCCGTCTACATCGAGCCGATCAACTGGCAGACGGTCGAGAAGATCATCGCCAAGGAAAAGCCCGACGCGCTGCTGCCGACCATGGGTGGCCAGACCGCGCTGAACTGCGCGCTGGACCTGGCCGACCACGGCGTGCTGGAGAAGTACAACGTCGAACTGATCGGCGCCAAGCGCGAAGCGATCCGCATGGCCGAAGACCGCGAGCTGTTCCGCGTGGCCATGGGTGAGATCGGCCTGGAATGCCCGACCGCCGCCGTCGCCCACACCCTGGACGAAGCGCTGGAAATCCAGACCCGCGTCGGCTACCCGACCATCATCCGCCCCAGCTTCACCCTGGGCGGCAGCGGTGGCGGCATCGCCTACAACCGCGAAGAGCTGGTCGAGATCGTCAGCCGTGGCCTGGAACTGTCGCCGACCACCGAAGTGCTGGTGGAAGAGTCGGTGCTGGGCTGGAAGGAGTTCGAGATGGAAGTGGTCCGCGATACCGCGGACAACTGCATCATCGTCTGCTCGATCGAGAACCTGGACCCGATGGGCGTGCACACCGGTGACTCGATCACCGTGGCGCCGGCGCAGACCCTGACCGACAAGGAATACCAGCGCCTGCGCGATGCCTCCATCGCCGTGCTGCGCAAGATCGGCGTCGATACCGGTGGCTCGAACGTGCAGTTCGGCATCAACCCGACCACCGGCCGCGTGGTCGTCATCGAGATGAACCCGCGCGTGTCGCGTTCGTCGGCGCTGGCCTCCAAGGCCACCGGCTTCCCGATCGCCAAGGTCGCCGCCAAGCTGGCCGTGGGTTACACCCTGGACGAACTGAAGAACGAAATCACCGGTGGCCTGACCCCGGCCTCGTTCGAGCCGTCCATCGACTACGTCGTCACCAAGATCCCGCGCTTCGCCTTCGAGAAGTTCCCGGCGGCCGATGCGCGCCTGACCACCCAGATGAAGTCGGTGGGCGAGGTGATGGCGATGGGCCGCACCTTCCAGGAGTCGGTGCAGAAGGCCCTGCGTGGCCTGGAAACCGGCAAGGTCGGCTTCGACCCGACCGGCCTGGACCTGAGCAATGAAGAAGACCTGCAGACCCTGCGTCGCGAGCTGAAGGCGCCGGGCCCGGAGCGCCTGTTCTTCGTCGCCGATGCGTTCCGCGCCGGCATGAGCGTGGAAGAGATCTACGCGCTGTCGTTCATCGATCACTGGTTCCTGGACCAGATCGAGGAAATCATCGCTGCCGAAGCTGACGTCGCCGCCGGTGGCATCGACGCGCTGGACGCCGCTCGCCTGCGCAAGCTGAAGCGCGCTGGCTTCTCCGATGCACGCCTGGCGCAGCTGACCGGGACCAACGAAGCCGCCATCCGCGCGCTGCGTCGTGCGCACAAGGTGCGCCCGGTCTACAAGCGCGTGGACTCCTGTGCCGGTGAATTCTCGACCGGTACCGCCTACCTGTACTCGACCTACGAGGACGAGTGCGAGGCTGCGCCGAGCAACCGCGACAAGATCATGATCCTGGGTGGTGGCCCGAACCGCATCGGCCAGGGCATCGAGTTCGACTACTGCTGCGTGCACGCGGCACTGGCGCTGCGCGAGGATGGCTATGAAACCATCATGGTCAACTGCAACCCGGAAACCGTGTCGACCGACTACGACACCTCCGACCGCCTGTACTTCGAACCGCTGACCCTGGAAGACGTGCTGGAAATCGTCGAACTGGAACAGCCGAAGGGCGTGATCGTGCAGTACGGCGGCCAGACCCCGCTGAAGCTGGCGCGCGCGCTGGAAGCCAACGGCGTGCCGGTGATCGGCACCAGCCCGGACTCGATCGACCTGGCCGAAGACCGTGAGCGCTTCCAGCAGCTGGTCGACAAGCTGGGCCTGAAGCAGCCGCCGAACCGCATCGCCCGCAACGACCAGGAAGCGCTGCTGCTGGCCCGCGAGATCGGCTACCCGCTGGTGGTGCGCCCGAGCTACGTGCTGGGCGGCCGTGCGATGGAAATCGTCTACGGCGAAGCCGATCTGGCCCGCTACGTGCGCGACGCGGTGAAGGTGTCCAACGATTCGCCGGTGCTGCTGGACCGCTTCCTCGACAATGCTGTCGAGTGCGACGTCGACATCATCGCCGACAAGGATGGCAACGTCCTGATCGGTGGCGTGATGGAGCACATCGAAGAAGCCGGCGTGCACTCGGGCGATTCCTCCTGCTCGCTGCCGCCGTACTCGCTGTCGGCTGAAACCCAGGCCGAACTGCGCCGCCAGGTGGTGGAGCTGGCCAAGGCCCTGAACGTGGTCGGCCTGATGAACACCCAGTTCGCGATCCAGACCAGCGACGAAGGTGCCGACACCATCTACCTGCTGGAAGTGAACCCGCGTGCCTCGCGCACCGTGCCGTTCGTGTCCAAGGCGACCGGCATGCCGCTGGCCAAGATCGCCGCCCGTTGCATGGCTGGCAAGAGCCTGGCCGAGCAGGGCGCAACCAAGGAAATCGTGCCGGACTACTACTCGGTGAAGGAAGCGATCTTCCCGTTCGCCAAGTTCCAGGGCGTCGATCCGATCCTCGGGCCGGAGATGCGCTCCACCGGTGAGGTGATGGGCGTCGGCCGCACCTTCAACGCCGCCTTCGCGCGTGCGCAGGAAGCCGGTGGCATCAAGGCCCCTCCGGTCGGCAAGGCCTTCGTGTCGGTGCGTGATCCGGACAAGAAGCGCGTGCTGCCGGTGGCCAAGGCGCTGCTGGCGCGTGGCTACAGCCTGGTCGCCACCCGTGGCACGGCTGCATGGCTGCAGCAGCACGGCATGGACTGCGAGATCATCAACAAGGTGGTCGAAGGCCGTCCGCACATCGTCGACTCGATCAAGAACGGCGAGATCGTCTACATCGTCAATACGACCGAAGGTCGTTCGGCGATCAACGACTCGTTCTCGATCCGCCGCGAGGCGCTGCAGCATCGCGTCACCTACTCGACCACCATTGCCGGCGCCAAGGCGCTGGTGGATTCACTGGAATTCCGTGGCACCGGCCCCGTCTGGTCGCTGCAGGAGCTGCACAAGGAGTTGAATGCATGA